The Pedobacter mucosus genome window below encodes:
- a CDS encoding glycoside hydrolase family 15 protein, whose protein sequence is MQSLIKDLAAISDRKTCALISSNGNIDWYCPNRFDGKSVFSTLIDEKKGGFWKIHNSEKTFLSRQFHDRSSVLNSYFAINGNGFTITDFMPLDLDWNGICRKFSKAPEIIINQISIRPNYGLEAENYILKSPNIIYLERIGLWLHCSQPLNIENDIISFSIQKGEEGWAAIIDKPTLCLEDIDTSLSKTLENWQKVADLVNYHGPYENDVRDSLRALQQMVYEPTGGIVAAPTTSLPEVIGGERNYDYRYVWMRDAALITSSLTQIITTGELEEKFIAFIAGAMDKNEEDHVSCFYAIDQTKALDMQELPLAGYLESKPVRIGNSAANQFQLDAEGSILIACGLIYKKFGKRHNWETVNKIADYICKNWERKDNGIWEEEQQQHYTSSKAFAARGLELIAPFQEDKELAQRWIYNAGLIREFINKNCMTSDGAYAVHAGSEDVDISAALFVPFGFDKADSDAMLATVAALEKNYNEKDLYRRHLLEFDSSKEGAFLAGSCWMAHYYAISGNVERSKTILDAILSFSNDLGYFSEEAEPSTGKMLGNFLQTFVHSSFICAVNGYKLALSGKNSAV, encoded by the coding sequence ATGCAGTCGTTAATTAAAGATCTTGCTGCAATCAGTGATCGGAAAACATGTGCACTAATCTCTTCTAATGGCAATATAGATTGGTATTGTCCAAATCGTTTTGATGGAAAGTCAGTATTCTCTACACTAATTGATGAAAAAAAGGGAGGGTTTTGGAAAATTCATAATTCAGAAAAAACATTTCTAAGTAGGCAATTTCATGATAGAAGTAGTGTGCTTAATTCGTATTTCGCTATTAATGGAAATGGATTTACAATAACCGATTTTATGCCTCTTGATTTGGATTGGAATGGAATCTGTAGAAAATTTTCAAAGGCCCCAGAAATCATCATAAATCAAATCAGTATTCGCCCAAATTATGGTTTAGAAGCAGAGAATTATATTTTGAAGTCGCCGAACATAATCTATTTGGAACGTATTGGTTTATGGTTACATTGTTCTCAACCACTTAATATTGAAAACGACATCATTTCATTCTCGATTCAAAAAGGAGAAGAAGGATGGGCTGCGATTATCGACAAGCCTACATTATGCCTTGAAGATATAGATACTTCTCTTTCAAAAACGTTAGAAAATTGGCAAAAGGTAGCTGACTTAGTTAATTACCACGGACCATACGAAAACGACGTTCGTGATTCGCTTAGGGCATTGCAACAAATGGTTTATGAGCCAACAGGCGGTATAGTTGCCGCTCCAACTACATCCTTACCTGAGGTAATTGGTGGAGAACGGAACTACGATTACCGTTATGTATGGATGCGTGATGCGGCTTTAATCACATCTTCTTTAACACAAATTATAACGACTGGAGAACTAGAAGAAAAATTTATTGCATTTATAGCCGGCGCAATGGATAAAAATGAAGAAGATCATGTTTCTTGCTTTTATGCGATAGATCAGACAAAGGCACTGGATATGCAAGAGTTGCCTTTAGCAGGATATTTAGAAAGCAAACCAGTTCGAATTGGAAATTCTGCAGCGAATCAGTTTCAATTAGATGCTGAGGGCAGCATTCTTATTGCTTGTGGTTTAATTTATAAAAAATTTGGTAAAAGACATAACTGGGAAACCGTAAATAAAATTGCCGATTATATTTGCAAAAACTGGGAGCGGAAGGATAATGGCATTTGGGAGGAAGAGCAACAGCAGCATTATACATCCAGTAAAGCCTTTGCCGCCCGCGGTTTAGAGCTTATTGCACCTTTTCAAGAGGATAAAGAACTGGCTCAACGTTGGATTTATAACGCTGGTTTAATTCGTGAATTTATTAACAAGAATTGTATGACAAGCGACGGTGCTTATGCCGTACATGCAGGATCAGAAGATGTTGACATTTCAGCTGCACTTTTTGTGCCTTTCGGATTCGATAAAGCAGATAGCGATGCAATGTTAGCCACAGTAGCCGCATTAGAAAAAAATTACAATGAAAAAGACCTTTATCGTAGGCATTTACTCGAATTTGATTCTTCAAAAGAAGGTGCTTTTTTAGCTGGAAGTTGTTGGATGGCGCATTATTACGCCATCTCAGGAAATGTTGAAAGATCAAAAACAATTTTGGATGCCATTTTGTCTTTCAGCAATGACCTTGGGTATTTTAGTGAAGAAGCAGAACCTTCAACTGGAAAAATGCTTGGCAATTTTCTTCAAACATTTGTTCATTCTTCATTTATATGTGCCGTAAATGGTTATAAACTGGCTTTATCAGGAAAAAATAGCGCTGTATAA
- a CDS encoding SDR family NAD(P)-dependent oxidoreductase — translation MNLDIKGKVAIITGADSGIGLETAKRLAEGGATIILADLKEEELQKAVGEVKAFAPNVTVTSVTVDITDNESVLRFAKQVKEDFNGAHILVNCAGARGAAGDFLTLTDEDWQETIDADLLGAVRLCRAFIPQLQENGWGRVVLVASENAYQPYEEESPYNACKAGIINLSKCLSRAYSKDGLLFNCVSPAFIATPMTDAMMDDLAKEHGTSREEAIEWFLKNKRPNLAVGRRGEPGEVANVIAFLSSNLASFVNGSNYRIDGGAVESAF, via the coding sequence ATGAATTTAGATATTAAAGGAAAAGTAGCCATAATTACTGGCGCTGATTCAGGTATTGGCCTGGAGACTGCTAAACGGTTAGCAGAAGGTGGAGCAACTATTATTCTTGCTGATTTAAAAGAAGAGGAATTGCAAAAGGCGGTTGGTGAGGTAAAAGCATTTGCACCTAATGTTACCGTGACTTCGGTTACGGTAGACATTACCGATAATGAAAGTGTGCTTCGCTTTGCGAAACAAGTAAAAGAAGATTTTAATGGCGCACATATTCTTGTAAATTGTGCAGGGGCAAGAGGTGCGGCTGGCGATTTTTTAACGCTAACGGATGAGGATTGGCAAGAAACAATTGATGCAGATCTGCTTGGTGCAGTTCGCTTATGCAGGGCCTTCATTCCGCAGTTACAAGAAAACGGATGGGGGAGAGTGGTTTTGGTCGCATCAGAAAATGCTTACCAACCTTACGAAGAGGAATCTCCTTATAATGCATGCAAAGCCGGAATTATAAATCTTTCAAAATGTTTATCCAGGGCTTATTCAAAAGATGGTCTTTTATTTAATTGTGTATCGCCAGCGTTTATTGCTACACCAATGACGGATGCCATGATGGATGATTTAGCGAAGGAACATGGCACATCCCGGGAAGAAGCTATCGAATGGTTTTTAAAAAATAAACGACCAAATTTAGCCGTTGGTAGGAGAGGTGAGCCCGGAGAAGTGGCGAATGTTATTGCATTTCTTTCTTCAAACTTGGCGAGCTTTGTAAACGGTAGCAACTATCGAATTGATGGTGGTGCTGTTGAATCCGCATTTTAA
- a CDS encoding alpha/beta fold hydrolase, with protein METNSLKKEQKTLVFLHYFGGSAASWHWVKNLLQKEYQCFALDFPGCGGTESGANPSIKSMADFVRTHLKSLNIKSCILIGHSMGGKIALQVAIDDADNNIIDQLILVAPSPPSIEEMPEKQKATLREPQDESEAEKNVKDATVKILGEAQYKTAIETQLMVRLSVRKWWVDEGVNDSIADKSKRLKLPITVIASKTDPAITYQMTNQETMPNLPSHAILVSTTNVGHLLPLEDPLYLAETIQKILTS; from the coding sequence ATGGAAACTAACTCGCTAAAAAAAGAACAAAAAACACTGGTATTTCTACATTATTTTGGAGGTTCTGCAGCGAGTTGGCATTGGGTAAAAAATTTACTTCAGAAAGAATATCAGTGTTTTGCTTTGGATTTTCCAGGCTGTGGTGGCACGGAAAGCGGTGCAAATCCGTCTATTAAAAGTATGGCTGATTTTGTTAGAACGCATTTGAAAAGTTTAAATATAAAGAGCTGTATTCTTATTGGACACTCTATGGGTGGAAAAATTGCTTTACAAGTAGCAATCGATGATGCCGATAATAATATAATCGATCAATTAATTTTAGTTGCTCCTTCACCACCAAGTATTGAAGAAATGCCTGAAAAGCAAAAAGCTACGCTACGAGAACCACAAGATGAAAGCGAAGCTGAGAAGAATGTTAAGGATGCAACTGTAAAAATTTTAGGTGAAGCGCAATATAAAACCGCAATTGAAACTCAATTAATGGTTCGTTTATCGGTGAGGAAATGGTGGGTTGATGAAGGTGTAAATGATTCTATCGCTGATAAAAGCAAGCGACTGAAGCTACCAATAACGGTAATTGCTTCGAAAACTGATCCAGCAATTACCTACCAAATGACTAATCAAGAAACGATGCCAAACTTGCCTTCTCATGCAATACTTGTCTCAACAACTAATGTTGGGCATTTATTACCGTTGGAAGATCCACTATATTTAGCTGAAACAATTCAGAAAATATTAACTTCTTAA
- a CDS encoding SDR family oxidoreductase — MSEQNQKPLVNPVTKYPQPPFEKQPQQAPGLSSQMDPIPDHGEKSYKGNGRLTGRKALITGGDSGIGRAAAIAYAREGADVAINYLPEEQSDADEVIALIEAAGRRGYAIPGDITTEAFCQTLVNEAAEKLGGIDILVNNAGRQQAVDSILDISAAGFDATIKTNIYAPFWITKAALPFLPEGAAIIATTSVQAYDPSENLFDYAQTKAANVAYVKSLAKQLGPKGIRVNGVAPGPVWTPLQISGGQPQDSIVKFGEATPLGRPGQPAELASIFVQLADNEASFATGQIYGSAGGNGHP, encoded by the coding sequence ATGTCAGAACAAAATCAGAAACCCTTAGTAAATCCAGTAACAAAATATCCACAACCGCCATTCGAAAAGCAGCCACAACAAGCGCCTGGTTTATCGTCGCAAATGGATCCTATTCCTGATCATGGAGAAAAAAGTTATAAAGGAAACGGCAGACTTACAGGCCGTAAAGCCTTAATTACTGGTGGCGATTCGGGTATTGGCCGGGCTGCTGCAATTGCTTACGCAAGAGAAGGCGCAGATGTTGCCATTAATTATTTACCAGAAGAACAATCAGATGCTGATGAAGTTATAGCATTAATAGAAGCAGCCGGCCGTAGAGGATATGCAATTCCCGGCGATATCACTACAGAAGCTTTTTGCCAAACATTGGTAAATGAAGCCGCAGAAAAACTTGGAGGAATTGATATTCTAGTAAATAATGCTGGTAGACAGCAGGCGGTAGATTCCATCTTAGATATTTCTGCAGCGGGTTTTGATGCTACAATCAAAACCAATATTTATGCGCCATTTTGGATTACAAAGGCAGCTTTGCCATTTTTACCAGAAGGTGCAGCTATAATTGCAACTACTTCGGTGCAGGCATATGATCCGTCGGAAAATTTATTTGATTATGCACAAACGAAGGCAGCTAATGTAGCTTACGTTAAATCGTTGGCAAAGCAATTAGGACCAAAAGGCATTAGAGTAAACGGTGTGGCGCCCGGACCAGTTTGGACACCATTGCAGATAAGTGGTGGACAGCCGCAAGATTCTATTGTAAAATTTGGTGAAGCAACACCATTAGGAAGACCTGGACAACCAGCCGAACTTGCATCAATATTTGTGCAACTTGCAGATAATGAAGCTAGTTTTGCTACGGGGCAGATTTACGGTTCTGCTGGAGGAAACGGACATCCATAA
- a CDS encoding alpha-2-macroglobulin family protein — protein MEKPSSYQSSSKKKIIFISVLLVSIAAFVFIYFNKNRKSNVDNQAYAKYIEAYTSGTISKKSFIRLHLTNVAMGMQNLGKADTRALFDFSPSISGKTYWIDAQTVEFRPDENLKSGKNYTVNFKLSSVAPTEKGLEDFEFDFNVITPGLMVKQNGLISQNNTSLDYMKLIGEVSTADAEETEAIEKTITLEFDQKLKIKWQHDPTKNTSKFTIDSIKKNSKDQPLKINWDGDAIDAAQNGELNADVPALNKFDILDIKAIQGEEDYALVQFSEPVGIGQDLNGMITLGNLSDLRYTIDASQVRIYAPETLKGTFALNVNAGVENINGKKIAVSKTANLVFDDKIPSVSISGGGTILPNSGKLVLPFEAVNLKAVDVTVIKIYENNIPQFFQSNGYKDGNELRRVAKPILQKTIRLDEDKALNLYLKNRFTLDLDKMIRTEPGAMYRVTIAFRQEYNAYKCKENTENIGDDENRDYESYGEKIDEDDDFWMRYNNYYPKNYSWNDRENPCTASFYTNERWASRNLIASNIGLVAKRGNDNSMLIVATDLLTAKPLSGINLELMDYQKQIIMSSKTDGDGFATFNLKRQPFLLIAKNGAERGYLKLDDGSSLPLSRFNVGGDVVQNGLKGFIYGERGVWRPGDSVFVSFILEDKLKKLPANYPVTMDFYNPKGQLYKRLINGKPTNGFYTFKTATESTSPTGDWMAKIKAGGATFTKTLKIETVMPNRLNIDFNVGNKPYLTTNSGAATLSAKWLFGAVAQNLKAKVDVNLNTTETKFKGFDDFSFDNPTVNFQSQIKTIFEGTLNQAGTAKINTNLNENNTAPGVLRANFTTKIFEPGGNFSIDNFSIPYHVYSNYLGIRPEKGDRLSGMLVTGKDHKIEIVNVNTDGKLLLGNKTVQVELYKTQWRWWWEQDNQDTYANFTQNQFNKLIETHQVKLVNGKGSWNLRINEPEWGRYLIIVRDVNGGHVTGKSVYIDWPGWAQREQGSNPTEASMLSFTANKEKFVVGEDIILTIPTAKNGRALISIENGSRVLKTFWIDTKAGQTQYKFKAEKEMAPNVFANITLFQPHAQTINDLPIRMYGAIPISIEDPQTILKPTIKMLDKIKPETENSITIGEQNGKAMTYTVALVDEGLLDLTRFKTPDPHRTFYAREGLGVKTWDLFDYVLGAWGGNLERILSIGGDGSINRNLNPAKANRFTAVVKYMGPFTLNKGESKTHTFKLPQYIGAVRAMVVAGENAAYGFAEKSVQVKKPLMVLATLPRVIGPGESFTLPVTVFTTENNLKSVTVQLNANNLLINGTSKQQLLYRQVGEKVAYFELKAPDKIGIAKINVVAQSGNEKTIYSVEMDIRNPNPYITNVISASVQPHTKWESNYLPIGMNSTNSGTLEVSSIPSLNLAKRLNYLIQYPHGCIEQTTSSIFPQLYLDRLSPLSEQQKITTEKNIKIGINRIKGFQGTDGGLSYWPGEGASDEWGSNYAGHFLIEAQNAGYTLPVGLLADLLRFEKSKAINWAPNSNNFYGGDLSQAYRLYVLALAKKPEIAAMNRLKAFEYLSVASKWRLAAAYKIVGQNEVAQNMIKGLSIAVKPYTQLGGTYGSEVRDDAMILETLTLMGQKAKAASLLQPLAAKLGENTWYSTQTTAYSLLAIAKFCGSNKSANKLQYQYSLDGKTAAVNVNQYINSAAVSFKGNKTSITNNGANVLFVRLILAGQPVAGQNNFTPNKPEVLNMNVTYKRLNGTILDPTTLKQGTDFYAEVNIKNPGKMGYYEQMALTQIFPSGWEIINTRINDNQSILASSSFTYQDIRDDRVFTYFNIRENENLIYKVLLNASYLGKYYLSAVQCEAMYNNNISATQAGKWVQVIK, from the coding sequence ATGGAAAAACCGTCTAGTTACCAGTCATCTTCTAAAAAGAAAATCATTTTCATTAGTGTTCTTCTTGTTTCTATTGCGGCATTTGTTTTTATATATTTCAATAAAAACCGAAAATCAAATGTCGATAATCAGGCTTATGCAAAATATATAGAAGCGTATACATCTGGAACGATTTCTAAAAAAAGTTTTATTAGACTACATTTAACAAATGTTGCAATGGGCATGCAAAATTTAGGTAAAGCCGATACACGAGCGCTCTTCGATTTCTCACCTTCCATATCTGGTAAGACCTATTGGATTGATGCTCAAACTGTTGAATTTAGACCTGATGAAAACTTAAAATCTGGCAAAAATTACACGGTGAATTTCAAATTATCTAGCGTTGCGCCTACGGAAAAAGGTTTGGAAGATTTTGAATTTGACTTTAATGTAATAACTCCTGGATTAATGGTTAAACAAAATGGCTTAATCTCACAGAACAATACTTCGTTAGATTATATGAAATTAATTGGTGAAGTTTCTACTGCTGATGCCGAAGAAACTGAAGCCATAGAAAAAACCATCACATTGGAGTTTGATCAAAAGCTAAAGATAAAATGGCAGCATGACCCAACAAAAAACACTTCAAAATTTACCATTGATAGCATAAAAAAGAATAGTAAAGATCAACCTTTGAAAATTAATTGGGATGGCGATGCCATTGATGCAGCTCAAAATGGAGAATTAAATGCTGATGTACCTGCTCTAAATAAATTTGATATTTTAGATATTAAAGCCATCCAGGGAGAAGAAGATTATGCCTTGGTGCAATTTTCTGAACCTGTTGGTATCGGTCAAGATTTAAATGGCATGATCACCCTTGGCAATTTAAGCGATTTGCGTTACACCATTGATGCGAGTCAGGTAAGAATTTATGCACCAGAAACATTAAAAGGAACTTTTGCTTTAAACGTAAATGCTGGAGTTGAAAACATAAATGGTAAAAAAATAGCCGTAAGTAAAACTGCAAATCTGGTTTTTGATGATAAAATTCCTTCTGTTTCCATTTCTGGTGGAGGTACGATTTTACCTAATTCAGGAAAATTGGTGCTGCCTTTTGAAGCTGTAAATTTGAAAGCCGTAGATGTTACTGTAATCAAAATTTACGAAAATAATATTCCGCAATTTTTTCAATCGAATGGTTACAAAGATGGAAATGAATTACGCCGGGTGGCCAAGCCCATTTTGCAAAAAACGATACGTTTAGATGAAGATAAAGCGCTTAATCTATATTTAAAAAATCGATTCACACTTGATTTAGATAAAATGATTCGTACCGAGCCCGGCGCAATGTATCGGGTTACCATCGCTTTCAGACAGGAATATAATGCATATAAGTGTAAAGAAAATACTGAAAATATTGGTGATGATGAAAACCGTGATTACGAAAGTTATGGCGAAAAAATTGATGAAGATGATGATTTTTGGATGCGCTATAATAACTACTATCCTAAAAATTATAGTTGGAATGACAGAGAAAACCCATGTACTGCTTCTTTCTACACCAACGAACGTTGGGCAAGTAGAAATTTAATAGCATCAAATATCGGTTTAGTGGCTAAAAGAGGCAACGATAACAGCATGCTAATCGTAGCAACAGATTTATTGACTGCTAAACCTTTAAGTGGTATTAATTTGGAGTTAATGGACTACCAAAAACAGATTATAATGAGTTCGAAAACCGATGGAGATGGTTTTGCGACTTTTAATCTAAAGCGGCAGCCGTTTTTATTAATTGCTAAAAATGGAGCTGAGCGGGGGTATTTAAAACTAGATGACGGAAGTTCACTTCCTTTAAGCCGCTTTAATGTTGGCGGCGATGTTGTACAAAATGGATTAAAGGGCTTTATTTATGGTGAACGAGGCGTTTGGCGTCCCGGTGATAGCGTTTTTGTATCTTTTATATTAGAAGATAAACTTAAAAAATTGCCTGCTAATTATCCTGTAACTATGGATTTTTATAATCCGAAAGGGCAATTGTATAAAAGATTAATTAATGGGAAACCAACGAATGGTTTTTATACTTTCAAAACTGCTACAGAGAGCACTTCTCCAACCGGCGACTGGATGGCAAAAATTAAGGCTGGTGGCGCAACTTTTACTAAAACTTTAAAAATTGAAACGGTAATGCCAAACCGTTTAAATATTGATTTCAATGTTGGAAACAAACCTTATCTAACCACAAACTCAGGCGCTGCCACACTATCAGCCAAATGGCTTTTTGGTGCCGTCGCACAAAATTTAAAAGCGAAAGTAGATGTTAATTTAAATACTACAGAAACCAAATTTAAAGGCTTTGATGATTTTAGTTTTGATAATCCAACAGTTAACTTTCAATCGCAAATAAAAACAATTTTCGAAGGAACTTTAAATCAAGCTGGCACTGCAAAAATTAACACCAATCTAAATGAAAATAATACCGCTCCAGGTGTTTTAAGAGCAAACTTCACTACTAAGATTTTTGAACCTGGGGGTAACTTTAGCATCGATAATTTCAGTATTCCTTACCATGTTTATAGCAATTATTTGGGTATCCGCCCAGAAAAAGGTGACCGCTTAAGTGGAATGCTGGTAACTGGAAAAGATCATAAAATTGAAATTGTAAATGTTAACACGGATGGAAAGTTGTTATTAGGAAATAAAACTGTTCAGGTAGAATTGTACAAAACGCAATGGCGTTGGTGGTGGGAACAGGATAATCAAGATACTTACGCCAATTTTACGCAGAACCAATTCAATAAATTGATAGAAACCCATCAGGTAAAACTAGTTAATGGCAAAGGAAGTTGGAATTTAAGGATAAATGAGCCTGAATGGGGCCGATATTTAATTATAGTTCGCGATGTAAATGGCGGTCATGTTACAGGTAAATCCGTTTATATTGATTGGCCAGGTTGGGCGCAACGCGAACAAGGAAGTAATCCAACGGAAGCTTCTATGCTATCTTTTACCGCTAATAAAGAAAAATTTGTTGTTGGGGAAGATATTATCTTAACCATCCCGACAGCTAAAAATGGTAGAGCTTTAATTTCTATTGAAAATGGAAGTCGGGTTTTGAAAACCTTTTGGATTGATACAAAAGCCGGTCAAACGCAATATAAATTTAAGGCAGAAAAAGAAATGGCGCCGAATGTGTTCGCAAACATTACGCTCTTCCAACCTCATGCACAAACCATTAACGATTTACCTATCAGGATGTATGGTGCCATTCCAATCTCTATAGAAGATCCGCAAACAATTCTTAAACCTACAATCAAAATGCTTGATAAGATCAAGCCAGAGACGGAAAATTCGATAACCATCGGCGAGCAAAATGGTAAAGCCATGACTTATACTGTTGCTTTGGTTGATGAAGGATTATTGGATTTAACAAGGTTCAAAACCCCCGATCCACATCGTACATTTTATGCCCGCGAAGGCCTAGGTGTAAAAACCTGGGATTTATTCGACTACGTTTTAGGAGCTTGGGGCGGTAATTTAGAACGTATTTTAAGTATTGGAGGAGATGGAAGTATCAACCGAAATTTAAATCCTGCAAAGGCAAATCGCTTTACAGCAGTTGTAAAATATATGGGCCCTTTTACCTTAAATAAAGGCGAAAGTAAAACCCACACATTTAAATTGCCACAATATATTGGGGCAGTTAGGGCCATGGTTGTTGCTGGCGAAAATGCAGCCTATGGATTTGCAGAAAAATCCGTTCAAGTTAAAAAGCCACTAATGGTTTTGGCAACGCTGCCAAGAGTGATTGGTCCGGGCGAGAGTTTTACGTTGCCCGTTACGGTATTCACCACAGAAAATAATTTAAAAAGTGTTACCGTACAACTTAATGCGAATAACTTATTGATAAACGGCACGAGCAAACAACAACTTTTATACAGGCAGGTGGGCGAAAAAGTTGCTTATTTTGAATTAAAAGCGCCAGATAAAATAGGCATTGCAAAAATTAATGTAGTAGCTCAAAGTGGTAATGAAAAAACAATCTATAGTGTAGAAATGGACATTAGAAATCCAAATCCTTACATCACAAACGTAATTTCAGCAAGTGTACAACCACATACAAAATGGGAATCTAATTATTTACCTATCGGGATGAACAGTACAAATTCTGGAACGCTTGAAGTGTCTTCTATCCCATCTTTAAACTTGGCTAAAAGGTTGAATTATCTTATTCAATATCCTCACGGATGTATAGAACAAACCACTTCCAGCATATTTCCTCAGCTATATTTAGATAGATTAAGTCCGCTAAGCGAACAGCAAAAAATTACAACAGAGAAAAATATAAAAATTGGTATTAACCGAATTAAAGGTTTTCAGGGTACTGATGGTGGTTTATCATATTGGCCAGGCGAAGGTGCTTCAGATGAATGGGGAAGTAATTATGCAGGGCATTTTTTAATTGAAGCGCAAAATGCAGGCTATACATTGCCTGTTGGCTTGCTGGCTGATTTGTTGCGTTTCGAAAAATCTAAAGCAATAAACTGGGCACCAAACAGCAACAATTTTTATGGTGGAGATTTATCACAAGCATATCGTTTATATGTTTTAGCCTTAGCCAAAAAACCAGAAATCGCTGCAATGAATCGTTTAAAAGCATTTGAATATCTTTCTGTCGCCTCTAAATGGCGACTTGCAGCGGCGTATAAAATTGTAGGTCAAAATGAAGTTGCTCAAAATATGATTAAGGGATTGAGTATTGCCGTTAAACCTTATACTCAATTAGGGGGAACATACGGATCTGAAGTTAGGGATGATGCAATGATTCTGGAAACACTTACATTGATGGGCCAAAAAGCGAAAGCGGCAAGTTTACTTCAACCATTGGCTGCTAAATTAGGAGAAAATACCTGGTACAGCACCCAAACAACAGCTTATAGTTTGCTTGCAATTGCTAAATTCTGCGGCTCGAATAAATCTGCGAATAAATTACAATATCAATATTCACTAGATGGAAAAACGGCTGCAGTTAATGTTAATCAATATATAAATAGTGCAGCGGTATCTTTCAAAGGCAATAAAACGTCAATTACAAATAATGGAGCCAATGTGTTGTTTGTCCGTTTAATATTAGCCGGACAACCTGTTGCCGGGCAAAATAATTTCACTCCCAATAAGCCGGAAGTGTTAAACATGAATGTAACTTATAAACGCTTAAACGGAACAATTTTAGACCCAACAACTTTAAAGCAAGGAACTGATTTTTATGCTGAAGTAAATATTAAAAATCCTGGTAAAATGGGCTACTATGAGCAAATGGCTTTAACGCAAATTTTTCCTTCAGGTTGGGAAATAATAAATACCCGAATAAACGACAATCAAAGTATTTTAGCTTCCTCTTCGTTTACTTATCAGGATATAAGAGATGATCGGGTTTTTACTTATTTCAATATCAGAGAAAATGAAAATCTAATTTATAAGGTTCTCTTAAACGCCTCTTATTTGGGAAAATATTACTTGTCAGCGGTACAATGCGAAGCGATGTACAATAATAATATTTCAGCAACACAAGCAGGGAAATGGGTGCAGGTAATTAAATAA
- a CDS encoding nuclear transport factor 2 family protein, whose translation MIKKLFVFMSITISSVSLTFAQNTEVEKAVSKLSELMINPDSLALNKIILNKLSYGHSSGKVQTKQEFLHSLLSKESDFVEINITNQTVIVQNKTALVRHTLNAKTNDKNVPGTVKLYILLIWSKEKAGWMLLGRQAVKVP comes from the coding sequence ATGATTAAGAAATTATTTGTTTTTATGAGTATCACAATATCTTCTGTTAGCCTAACTTTCGCTCAAAATACCGAAGTCGAAAAAGCTGTAAGTAAGCTCAGCGAACTGATGATAAATCCTGACAGTTTAGCTTTGAACAAGATTATATTGAATAAGTTGAGTTATGGTCATAGCAGTGGAAAAGTTCAGACAAAACAAGAGTTTTTGCACTCTTTACTCTCAAAAGAATCTGATTTTGTAGAAATTAATATCACTAACCAGACGGTTATTGTCCAAAATAAAACTGCTTTGGTGCGCCATACCTTAAACGCGAAAACAAATGATAAAAATGTACCTGGAACTGTGAAATTGTACATTCTCTTAATTTGGAGCAAAGAAAAAGCGGGATGGATGTTATTAGGCAGACAGGCTGTTAAAGTGCCTTAG
- a CDS encoding Sec-independent protein translocase subunit TatA/TatB, which translates to MTNTIAALLGGPEMIIVAIAVLLLFGGKKIPELMKGLGKGIKEFKAGQEEPLNEPTKESVKPSI; encoded by the coding sequence ATGACAAATACTATCGCAGCGCTTTTAGGCGGACCAGAAATGATTATTGTTGCTATCGCAGTATTGCTTTTATTTGGTGGCAAAAAAATCCCAGAATTAATGAAAGGATTAGGAAAAGGCATTAAAGAATTTAAAGCAGGACAAGAGGAGCCTTTAAACGAGCCGACTAAGGAATCCGTTAAACCTAGTATTTAA